The Sporomusa termitida genome has a window encoding:
- a CDS encoding aldehyde dehydrogenase family protein, which translates to MQEYGLFIDGVWSTTGEKISVLNKATGEEIARISAAGAAEVTKAVDAAEQAFKTGKLEPYRRYEILLKASRLLRQNQTKMAEFLTQEVGKPIKEALAEVARAEQTLILSAEEAKRLTGEMVPLAGAPGCENRWAFTLRQPVGIVCAITPFNFPLNLACHKLGPAIAAGNTVVYKPATATPLSAVLLCEIFAEAGLPAGHLNLLTGAGGKLGQLLTAEERIGFYSFTGSPAVGKDLLRNAGFRRVALELGSNSANIVHNDTDIPAAAGLCAQYAFANAGQVCISCQRVYVQRRVYSEFCDQAVAYTRKLVMGDPLDPATDIGPMISGQEAARAETWVQAAVARGARLLTGGNRRGAWFEPTILTDVDATMSIVCQEAFAPVFSIIPYDTIEEAIAMVNDSVYGLQAGVFTGSLEIARLCALKLETGGVIINDGATFRTDNMPYGGIKESGIGREGPQYAVKEMTEEKLVVFKF; encoded by the coding sequence CGGTTGATGCGGCTGAACAAGCGTTTAAAACAGGTAAACTGGAGCCGTACCGGCGCTATGAGATATTGCTGAAAGCCAGCCGGCTGCTCAGGCAAAACCAGACAAAAATGGCTGAATTTCTTACCCAGGAGGTCGGCAAGCCGATCAAGGAAGCCCTGGCCGAGGTGGCCCGGGCGGAACAGACGCTGATTCTGTCGGCGGAAGAAGCCAAACGCCTGACCGGCGAGATGGTACCGCTGGCCGGGGCGCCGGGCTGTGAAAACCGCTGGGCTTTTACCCTGCGGCAGCCGGTGGGCATTGTTTGTGCCATTACGCCCTTCAACTTCCCGCTCAATCTGGCCTGCCATAAGCTGGGCCCGGCCATAGCCGCGGGCAATACGGTCGTGTACAAACCAGCGACGGCAACTCCCTTATCGGCGGTATTGCTGTGCGAGATCTTTGCCGAGGCCGGCTTACCGGCCGGCCACCTGAATCTGCTAACAGGCGCAGGCGGCAAACTGGGACAACTATTGACCGCGGAGGAACGGATCGGCTTTTACAGCTTTACCGGCAGTCCCGCGGTCGGCAAAGATTTACTCAGGAATGCCGGCTTCCGGCGGGTAGCCCTTGAATTAGGCTCTAACTCGGCTAATATTGTCCACAACGATACCGACATTCCGGCCGCGGCCGGGCTGTGTGCCCAATATGCCTTCGCCAATGCCGGCCAGGTGTGCATATCCTGCCAGCGGGTATATGTGCAGCGCCGTGTATATAGTGAATTCTGCGACCAGGCAGTAGCCTATACCCGGAAGCTGGTTATGGGTGACCCGCTTGATCCCGCCACTGACATCGGCCCCATGATCAGCGGGCAGGAGGCCGCCCGGGCAGAAACCTGGGTGCAGGCGGCCGTGGCCCGGGGAGCCCGGTTGCTGACAGGCGGCAACCGGCGCGGGGCCTGGTTTGAGCCAACCATTCTGACCGATGTGGACGCCACTATGAGTATTGTCTGCCAGGAGGCCTTCGCCCCTGTTTTCTCGATCATCCCTTATGATACTATTGAAGAGGCGATTGCCATGGTCAATGATTCTGTCTACGGCTTGCAGGCCGGGGTGTTTACCGGTTCATTGGAGATTGCCCGCTTATGTGCCCTGAAGCTGGAGACAGGCGGGGTTATCATCAATGACGGCGCCACCTTCCGCACAGATAACATGCCTTACGGCGGCATCAAAGAAAGTGGCATTGGCCGTGAGGGCCCCCAGTATGCGGTAAAAGAAATGACTGAGGAAAAACTGGTTGTCTTTAAATTTTAG